The genomic window GCCCTCGAACCATTCCACATGGGCTTCGCCCTCAAAGGCCAGGATATGGGTGCAGATCCGGTCAAGGAAAAACCGGTCATGCGAGATGACCACGGCGCAGCCCGCGAAATCACTCAGGGCGTCTTCCAGTGCGCGCAGGGTTTCCACATCCAGATCATTGGTGGGTTCGTCCAGCAGCAGGACATTCCCGCCCGAGCGGAGCAGTTTCGCCATATGCACCCGGTTGCGTTCCCCGCCCGACAGCTGGCCGACCTTTTTCTGCTGGTCGCCGCCCTTGAAGTTGAAGGCCGAGCAATAGGCGCGGGAGTTCATCTGGGCGTCGCCCAGTTCGATGATCTCGGCCCCGCCCGAGATTTCCTCCCACACGGTGGATTCACCTGTCAGCGCGTCGCGGGACTGGTCCACATAGGCCAGATCCACCGTATCGCCATATTCCAGCGTACCGGCATCGGGGTCTTCCTGCCCGGTCAGCATGCGGAAAAGCGTCGATTTTCCGGCGCCGTTGGGGCCGATCACGCCGACAATGCCACCCGGGGGCAGGGCAAAGCTCAACCCCTCGATCAGCTGCTTTTCACCGTAATGCTTGGCCAGCCCCTCCACCTCGATCACCTTGCCCCCAAGGCGCGGGCCGTTCGGGATGATGATCTGCGCCCGCGAAAGCTTCTCGCGTTCCGACTGGCCGGCGAGGTCTTCATAGGCGTTGATCCGGGCTTTCTGCTTGGCCTGGCGGGCCTTGGCGCCCTGCCTGATCCAGTCCAGCTCACGTTCCAGCGTTTTCTGGCGCGATTTGTCTTCGCGGGCTTCCTGGGCCAGGCGTTTGGCCTTCTGTTCCAGCCAGGCAGAGTAATTGCCCTCATAAGGGATGCCCCGGCCCCGATCCAGTTCAAGGATCCAGCCGGTGATATCGTCCAGGAAATACCGGTCATGGGTGACGATCAGGATCGTGCCCTTATAGTCGATCAGATGCTGTTGCAGCCAGGCAATGGTTTCCGCGTCCAGATGGTTGGTGGGCTCATCCAGCAGCAGCATGTCAGGCGCTTCCAGCAGCAGCTTGCACAGCGCCACGCGGCGACGTTCCCCGCCGGACAGATGTTCGGGCATCGCCTCATCGGGGGGGCAGCGCAGGGCCTCCATCGCGACGTCGATCTGGCTGTCGAGATCCCACAGGTTGTTGCTGTCGATCTCATCCTGCAATTCCGCCATTTCATCGGCGGTCTCATCGGAATAATTCATCGCCAGCTCATTGAACCGGTCCAGCTTGGCCTTTTTTTCGGCCACACCCAGCATGACATTGTCACGGACCGACAGGGTTTCATCCAGGGCCGGTTCCTGCGGCAGATAGCCGACCCGCGCCCCTTCTGCCGCCCAGGCCTCGCCCGAGAAATCCTTGTCGAGACCGGCCATGATTTTCATCAGCGTGGATTTCCCCGCGCCATTCACACCGACAACGCCGATCTTCACACCGGGCAGAAAGCTCAACCGGACATTTTCAAAACATTTCTTGCCACCCGGATAGGTCTTCGAGACGCCGTCCATGTGATACACATATTGATAGCTGGCCATGGGGGATGCTCCACTCGGGGGTCAGGGTTCCGGCTGTCTTACTGGGGTGTCGCGCGATGGGCAATCGGGTGCAGGGGATTTCGGCTGATTTGGAATGTCGCACAGGTTTGGCACAATGCGGGCGATTTTCTGTGTCAGATCAAAGAGCCACGCCATGCAATTCCGACCCGGACCGGACTTTTGTTATGCGTGGTACGGGGTGCGCTGTGGGGGACTTTGCGATCGTTGCACGGAAACGTGGTTGTAGCTATTCGGGGCCACATAAGCATTGGTTCGTCCGGGGTATTTGTCATGTCTGAGAAATTTGAGATGCCAGACTTCCAACCTAACGAACTTGATAGAACCGTTATCATTGGCAACACCGCATCAGGCAAAAGCTGGCTTTCAAAACGTCTGGGCGAAAAGCTGTCATTGAGTGTTGTCGACCTTGACCAAATACGTTGGGTTGATGGAGATTACAGCCGCAAAGAATCCGTCTCTGTCGCTATCGCGAAGACATCAGAAAAGGCGCAACAGGAACAATGGATTATCGAAGGTGTCTATGGATGGTTAGTCAGCCCAATCATTGATCGCGTTACGTGTCTAATCTGGACTGACATTCCTTGGTCCGAAAGCCGGAGGAACCTGTTCGCGAGGGAGACGGCGCGCGGATCAATCGGTAACTTCAAAGAACTAGAGGCGTGGTCAGGGGATTACTGGAACAGGAAGTCAGCTTCATCCTACCATGCTCATCTTGCTATTTATGAGGGTTTCAAAGGCTCTAAATATCGTTTGAATAACATGAACGAAACTTCAGGTTTTGTCGACCGCATAGAGCAAAGCTGAAGAACATCGGTTGGTAGGTCTGGCCTCTCCTGAGACATTCGCCGCATCTCCGCCCCGAGCTCCGTTTCCCGATTTTGCTTCAGTTGATGACCTGAAGGTCAAAACCATCTGACGCTTAACAGATGGTGAAAAAGCAACGGTTTTCCGCCGATCCCGGCGGCGGGCGCTATTCTGTGTTGCGCAGGTTCGGGGCCTGCGGGTATCCAGCGCGCACTGAAACCCCTCAATGAGGAAAACCCATGGAATTCATCATCGCCCCCCGTGTGGCCCTTGGCGGCCTGACACCGTAGACGCGGCGCGATCAGTATTCCTGTTCGAAGGCCGCCCATGACGCGGCCTTTTTTTATGTTCCGACCTCATGCGGCGGCTTTCCATCATGATTGGAGAGCACGACATGTCACCCCTACAGATCAAGACCCGGATTTTGCCTTTTGGCCGTTTGCTGAGACTGCTGGCCAAACCGTTCACCCGATCCAAAACCAGCAGGCGGCGCTTGCCGCCACCGGTCGATATCCCGGATTATTTGCGCAGCGATGTGGGCCTGCTGCCGCGGACCCGGCGCCCGCGGGTTGCTGATCCGCCCCGGATCAATCCGCTGAACCTGCGGTAAGCTTTGCGTCCGGTCCGGCACATGTCGGGCCGGAACACGCAGTTTTGCTTTGCGTTCAAGGGTTTGGCCTGCTACCAGAACGGCCTGTTTCATTCGGTTGCAAGGTCACCCCTGATGGTCGCTGGCTTTCCGACAGCTTTGCCCGGCCTGCGCGTGGGTCTGTTTGGCGGGTCTTTTGACCCGCCCCATGCGGGGCATGTGCATATCAGCCGCGAAGCGTTGAAGCGTTTCGGGCTGGATCGGGTCTGGTGGCTTGTCTCCCCCGGCAATCCGCTGAAACCGGAAGGCCCGGCGCGGCTGGACCGGCGGATGGAGGCCGCGCGCGCCCTGGTGCGCCACCCCCGTGTTGTGGTGACGGATATCGAGGCGCAGCTTGGCACCCGGTACACGGCCGAGACATTGGCGCGGCTTTTCGCGCTTTATCCCGGTGTGCGCTTTGTCTGGCTGATGGGCGCCGACAATCTGGCCGAATTCCACCATTGGCAGCGGTGGGAATGGATCATGCGACATGTGCCGGTTGGCGTGATGGCCCGGCCCGGACAGCGGATTTCGGCCCGGACCTCAAAGGCGGCGCAGATGTTTCGCCACTATAAACTGCCCGCCGCCGCAGCCCCGCGGCTGGCGCTGTCCGCGCCGCCTGCCTGGTGCTTTCTGAATGTGCCGATGGTGGATGTCTCCTCCAGCGAGATCCGGGCGCGGGGGGATTGGGTGCGCTGACGGTATGGATTTAAAGGGGGCCTGACCCTAGGATCATTGCGGTCTGGATATGGGCAATGCCAGCGAGGCGAAGCCCGAGATCAGCAGCAGCGCAAGGCCGGTCAGTGCCAGCGCATCGGGGAAATCACCGAAGATCAGCCAGCCAAGCGCCGTTGCGGCCAGCAACTGGGTATAGACAAAGGGCGCAAGAGTTGAGGCCGGGGCCATGCGCAGCGCAAGGATCAAAAGCAGGTTGCCCAGCATCGACCCAAGCGCCGAAAGGCCGGTCAGCCCTGCGACAGGGAGGGTCACGGGCGGCAGGTTGGTCAGGCCGAACGGGGCCAGAACCAGCGCCCCGATCACCAGTTGCGAGAACAGGAGCGCACGGGGCCGGGCCACGCCCGATAACCAGCGCGAGGCTGTCATGTAAGCGCCATAGAACAGCCCGGCCAGAACCGCAAACCCGATACCGGGTGTCATGCCGGGCCCGGGTTTCACCACCAGAAGAACACCTGCAAAGCCGATGAAAAGCAAAAGCGTGCGGGCCAGGGTAATGGGTTCTCGCAGCAGCCAGGCCGACAAGAGATACCCAAGGATCGGGCCGATAAAAAACGCGCCGAAAACATTGGCAATCGGTTCCGTCTTCAGCGCGGTCAGGATCGAGGTGATGCCAAGCGCAATCAACAGGGCCCGAAGCCAGATGCGCCAGTCAAGAAACAGGCGCCGCGGCGTCAGGTGCAGCACGAAAGGCGCCAGCAGCAGCGCGCCAAGGGCAAAGCGGCTCCACGCCACAAAAAACGGCGCGGTGTCGTGACCGGCAGTGAGAAGTTTCCCGGCACTGTCGCCGATCGGGATCAGGGTCATTGCCAGAAGTATCAGGGGCAGCGCGCGCAGCGTGTCGGATTGCATACCCCCGCATATGAGGTTTTTGTGAAGGCCGAAAGGCTTGAGCCTTGCCGCGTGCTGCGGTTTAGTTGCGGGGAACGACAAGGTCATTTGTTAAAATGCTTTCACGGCGTGTATTTTTAGTGGGTGGGGCTTTTGCGGGATTATCGCAACCGGGATGGGCGCAGCCACCGGAGGTCTCCCTGCGGCCCTGGGTCCGGCCTGAAGGTCTGTGGCGCCGGTCGATCCCGTCGCCTGCCGCGCTGATTGCCGAGGCCGGTCTGGGCGGGCGTGTGGGGTTTGCCGTTGCCGATGCCCGAAGCGGCGAGATGCTGGAAACGGAAAGCCCGCTTTACGGCATGCCGCCTGCCAGCGTTGCCAAGGCGATCACATGCGCCTACGGGCTGGACCGGCTGGGCCCGGGCTATCGGTTCCGAACGCGGCTGATGGCGGCCGGCCCGGTGACAAACGGGCGGCTTGACGGTGATCTCTGGCTGGTGGGCGGCGGTGACCCCTTGCTTGACACGGATCAGTTGAACGCAATGGCGCGCAGATTGCGGGAAACCGGTCTGCGCGAGGTGACCGGGCGCCTGATGCTGGCCGCCGATGCGCTGCCCTATATTCGCCAGATCGACGCGGAACAGCCGGATCATGTGGGCTACAACCCGGCAATCTCCGGGCTGAACCTGAATTTCAACCGGGTGCATTTCGAATGGGCGCGCGCGGGCAACGGTTATAGCGTGCAGCTGGATGCCCGGTCGGAAACCCTGCGCCCGCCGGTGGCGCGGATGCGGATGCGCGTGGCGGATCGTAACATCCCGGTTTACACCTATGAGGAACGTGACGGGCGCGAGAACTGGACCGTGGCGCGGGGTGCGCTGGGCAATGGCGGCAGCCGCTGGTTGCCGGTGCGCCGCCCGCCTCTGTATGCCGCCGAGGTGTTTCAGGTTCTGGCGCGGTCGAACGGGATTGTGCTGGAGGGACCGGGGCAGGGTGCGTTGCCCGCAGGCGCCAGCGTTCTGGTGGAGAATGTCAGCGATCCGCTGGAGGATATCCTGCGCGGCATGATGCGCTGGTCCACCAATATCACGGCCGAGACGGTCGGGTTGAGCGCCAGTATCGCAGGCGGGGCAGCGCCGGGCTCGCTGAGCGCCTCGGCGGCAGAGATGAACGGCTGGATGCAGACCCGGCTTGGCGCGCGGCACACGGCCTTTGTGGACCATTCCGGTCTGGGAGAGGCCAGCCGGGTCCGCCCGCAGGACATGACCCATGCGCTGGTGGCCGCCGGGGCCGATGGCATGCTGCGCCGGTTGATGAAACACATTGCAATGCGTGACGCCGATGGCAATCTGATGCCCGATCATCCGGTTGCTGTGGTGGCCAAGACCGGCACGCTGAATTTCGTAAGCTCGCTGGCGGGTTATGCCCGGGCGCCCACGGGGCGGGATTTCGCCTTTACGATTTTCTGCGCCGATCTGGACCGGCGCGGGGCGCTTGGCCCGGCAGAGGTGGAACGCCCCGATGGCGGGCGCAGCTATACCCGCCGGGCCAAGCGGTTGCAGCAGCAGCTGATTGAACGCTGGGCGGCGATCTATGGGTAAGGCGATGGAAGACGGTAGCTGTCAGAGCACCATGTGCCGGGCCCGCGCACCGCGTTCGATGGCGGCTGCATGCAACCGGTCAATATCGAACTGATAGCGAATCTCCATCAGGAATTCCAACTCGGTCTGGCGCAGTTTCCCGTCAGCGGCAGCCACATCACAGGCCAGCGCATAGGCGGTTTCATAAAGACGTTCGGGCAGGGCGTTCTTGATCAGGCCGAACAGGGCATCAAGCCCGTCTTCCTCTTCAAACAGGTCAAACACGGTTTGTGAGACCTGTTTCATCCGATCCGCGTCATATTTGGCGAATACCGGCAAATGGTTGACCAGTTCCTGGATCGTCACAAGCTCGGCCGTGCGGATGTTTTCGTCGGACACAGAGACCGCAACCATGACGGCAACCAATGCATCCTGGGCGGAAAGGGCGGTATCATCGGTCATCTTTGGTCTCTCCTGTCGGCGATATGCATCACTGGAATTTATTGACCCGCGCGGCCCGGGGCAATAGGTGCAGGCGACGCGCGGCAAGGTGGCGCGGCAGTGAACAGGAAAACCCCGATATGACCGATTTGCGTGATGCAGCCCTCAATTCCAGGGCCTGGCCCTTTGAAGAGGCGCGGCGCCTGGTCAAACGGTACGAAAAAGCGCCGCCCGAAAAGGGGTATGTGCTGTTTGAAACCGGCTATGGGCCGTCGGGCCTGCCGCATATCGGCACGTTCGGTGAAGTGCTGCGCACAACCATGGTGCGCCGCGCCTTTGAAAACCTGTCGGACATCCCCACCAAGCTGATCTGCTT from Rhodophyticola sp. CCM32 includes these protein-coding regions:
- the ettA gene encoding energy-dependent translational throttle protein EttA, whose protein sequence is MASYQYVYHMDGVSKTYPGGKKCFENVRLSFLPGVKIGVVGVNGAGKSTLMKIMAGLDKDFSGEAWAAEGARVGYLPQEPALDETLSVRDNVMLGVAEKKAKLDRFNELAMNYSDETADEMAELQDEIDSNNLWDLDSQIDVAMEALRCPPDEAMPEHLSGGERRRVALCKLLLEAPDMLLLDEPTNHLDAETIAWLQQHLIDYKGTILIVTHDRYFLDDITGWILELDRGRGIPYEGNYSAWLEQKAKRLAQEAREDKSRQKTLERELDWIRQGAKARQAKQKARINAYEDLAGQSEREKLSRAQIIIPNGPRLGGKVIEVEGLAKHYGEKQLIEGLSFALPPGGIVGVIGPNGAGKSTLFRMLTGQEDPDAGTLEYGDTVDLAYVDQSRDALTGESTVWEEISGGAEIIELGDAQMNSRAYCSAFNFKGGDQQKKVGQLSGGERNRVHMAKLLRSGGNVLLLDEPTNDLDVETLRALEDALSDFAGCAVVISHDRFFLDRICTHILAFEGEAHVEWFEGDFSAYEEDKKRRLGPDALEPKRVKYKKFVR
- a CDS encoding adenylate kinase; its protein translation is MSEKFEMPDFQPNELDRTVIIGNTASGKSWLSKRLGEKLSLSVVDLDQIRWVDGDYSRKESVSVAIAKTSEKAQQEQWIIEGVYGWLVSPIIDRVTCLIWTDIPWSESRRNLFARETARGSIGNFKELEAWSGDYWNRKSASSYHAHLAIYEGFKGSKYRLNNMNETSGFVDRIEQS
- a CDS encoding nicotinate-nucleotide adenylyltransferase gives rise to the protein MVAGFPTALPGLRVGLFGGSFDPPHAGHVHISREALKRFGLDRVWWLVSPGNPLKPEGPARLDRRMEAARALVRHPRVVVTDIEAQLGTRYTAETLARLFALYPGVRFVWLMGADNLAEFHHWQRWEWIMRHVPVGVMARPGQRISARTSKAAQMFRHYKLPAAAAPRLALSAPPAWCFLNVPMVDVSSSEIRARGDWVR
- a CDS encoding DMT family transporter, translating into MQSDTLRALPLILLAMTLIPIGDSAGKLLTAGHDTAPFFVAWSRFALGALLLAPFVLHLTPRRLFLDWRIWLRALLIALGITSILTALKTEPIANVFGAFFIGPILGYLLSAWLLREPITLARTLLLFIGFAGVLLVVKPGPGMTPGIGFAVLAGLFYGAYMTASRWLSGVARPRALLFSQLVIGALVLAPFGLTNLPPVTLPVAGLTGLSALGSMLGNLLLILALRMAPASTLAPFVYTQLLAATALGWLIFGDFPDALALTGLALLLISGFASLALPISRPQ
- the dacB gene encoding D-alanyl-D-alanine carboxypeptidase/D-alanyl-D-alanine endopeptidase; amino-acid sequence: MGGAFAGLSQPGWAQPPEVSLRPWVRPEGLWRRSIPSPAALIAEAGLGGRVGFAVADARSGEMLETESPLYGMPPASVAKAITCAYGLDRLGPGYRFRTRLMAAGPVTNGRLDGDLWLVGGGDPLLDTDQLNAMARRLRETGLREVTGRLMLAADALPYIRQIDAEQPDHVGYNPAISGLNLNFNRVHFEWARAGNGYSVQLDARSETLRPPVARMRMRVADRNIPVYTYEERDGRENWTVARGALGNGGSRWLPVRRPPLYAAEVFQVLARSNGIVLEGPGQGALPAGASVLVENVSDPLEDILRGMMRWSTNITAETVGLSASIAGGAAPGSLSASAAEMNGWMQTRLGARHTAFVDHSGLGEASRVRPQDMTHALVAAGADGMLRRLMKHIAMRDADGNLMPDHPVAVVAKTGTLNFVSSLAGYARAPTGRDFAFTIFCADLDRRGALGPAEVERPDGGRSYTRRAKRLQQQLIERWAAIYG
- a CDS encoding tellurite resistance TerB family protein; this translates as MTDDTALSAQDALVAVMVAVSVSDENIRTAELVTIQELVNHLPVFAKYDADRMKQVSQTVFDLFEEEDGLDALFGLIKNALPERLYETAYALACDVAAADGKLRQTELEFLMEIRYQFDIDRLHAAAIERGARARHMVL